The nucleotide window CAAAACCTGCAAAGCGCGGGATATTATTTTTTGTTTTGCCAAAATATTTATAAGTTATAATACTGCCAATTTGTGGTGGATTTTTTCTTTGTGCGTCGCTAAAACCACTGCCAATTTTAAAGCGTACTTTGTCAGAATTTTCAACTAACAGTGCGCCAAGCATATTTTTGTATTTACCTTTACCGGGAATATGCGCAATCACCACCGCTTCTGCATCGACAAACGCTTTTAACTTTAATAGATCATTATTGCGCACAGCTTGGTAATGGGATGTTTCCCTGTGTAGCATTAAGCCTTCACCGCCTGCTTTGAGTACAGTGTGGAGTTGTTGCATTAATTCCTGTGGGCTCTCCACTTTATACTGCGGTATCACCTGCAAATATTCGGAGTGAATAGCAGCGATCAGTTTTTTCATCATTTCCAGACGTTGAGTAAAAATATGGGGATTTTGCGGCATATCAAAAACCATAAAACGAATTTTTTTCCATTCGGCATCATTAGGGTTTTGTTGTCTTATAATGCCGGATACGCGCTCGAATTGATTGTGACCAATCCATAATTCTCCATCCAGGGGTTCTTGAGGAAAGTTTTCAACAAACCATAAAGGTGCATTGATCCTATGGCCTTGTCGGGAGATGAGGTTTTTACCATTCCAGTAAGCTCTGACGCCATCAAGTTTTTCGCTAACCCAGTAATTTTTTGGATTGATATGGTTAGAGTAGATATTGGCTAATTGCAGCGGAGGCGGTTGCTGACAAAAAGCGGTTAGCGTTAAAAACAGAAAAACTAAGGTGACAAAAAAATAGTAGCGGGTTTGCTGCCATCTGTGAATAATCGTATAAAATTTAAGCGCGGATTGTTGACTCATTCCGCGATTATAGTGAGCTCTTGAAAGGGTGCAATACCGTAATTTACAATTTTGTTATACGCCTAATCCAGACAATGGGAGCGACACTGAACACAGTATCTGCTGATAGAGTTTGAGTTTGAGTTTGGGTCTTAGGGTCTAGGCAGCTTAGAATATATTGATCGGGTTGTTGACCGTTTTGAAATTTGCGAATCAATACTTCCCCACTGGTTAGCTGAATGATGCAAAGTTCGTCTATAGCCTTTGATAATTCTGTGCCAAAATAACGTTCACCTGCAACTAAATCACCTGGTCGCAAATAAGGCTGCATACTGTCATCTGCGAGAATGGCATCAACGGTATTGGGGTGTAATTTACGGAATAAGCCCAATTCTTGTGCTACAGCTCGGCTGGTAGGAAGGTCAGTATGTGTTGTTTGCTGGAGGGCGCCGCCCGGTTGAACACCGATTCCATATAACAACCATTCGACTGAACAAGGCACGCCATCCTCTTTAAAAGCTGCCACGAGTTTTAATGCGCCTTTTTCGGTCAAGCCACCATATTTACCGGTTTCCCAATTCTGTAAAGTGGGGGCGGGTATGCCAAAGCGTTGGCTAAATTTGCGGCGAGTATAACGTAGTAGTGTTTGGCGAATATGTCGCACCCTGTTGCCTCGGGTTTCTGGGGAGGTGGGGGCTGGGGGTGGGGTCTCTGGGGTCGAATTCATGGTTTTTTAATCCCTTGGAAAGATATTTATTGTTCACCCATTAGACTTTAGATGCTTGAGGTTTTGATTTAAATTTTATTTAAAACTTGATATTTAATGTAGGCAAGGGAATTATACTGCTTAAGATTTCTAATGTCCAACGGGCATAATTAAAACTTGAATGTCATCTTGAATGCGAGCTGTCATCCTGAGCACAAGCGAAGGATGACAGTCATCGAGAGGGATTGTTTCAATATGAGGAGGGAGAGTCTGCTTTGCAAGCATTTAATCACGTTTGACTCTTAACAGTTCAGATAGATCATCCGCATGATCTTCCTCATCTTTCAGGATAGCTTCCAGCATACGTCTGGTAGTCGGATCACCAGCGCCAAACCATTCAATCATTTCACGATAGACCATCACTGCGATTCTTTCAGCGATTAAATCTTCTTCAACGAGTTTTAATAGATCAGTTCCGGTGCCGTATTCTGTGGCAGTTCTTTCTTGTATGGTGCCGGGGTTGAAATCTGGATTGCCACCTAATTGATTAATGCGTTCTGCGATCATCATCATGTGTCTTTGTTCATCATCGGCATGTTCTTTAAATTCGGCAGCAACTTGCGGGCGGTCAATACCATTGGCGATAACTTGATGGTGGCGGTAGCGCATAACACACATGATTTCAGTCGCTAGGGCAGAATTTAAAAGTTGATAGGCTTGTTCAAGATCTAAAGGGTAATCTTGGGTGACGGCGCCTTTTTCTATTGATTGTTTGGCTTGTCTTTTGATTTCAGCAAGACTGCTGAGTGGATTTTTTTGTTGGGATGCTGCCATGCGTAGACTCCTTTAAGAATTCTTTTGAATGAAATGAATTATAACCCTAGCGTTTAGCTAAAAAACAGCTCGATTTTAAAAAATTATACTTTATAAAATCAGCAAGTTAAAAATTTCCAAAAAAGCCTGCTTCATAATAATTAGCATTGCTAGGTCCATAGCCATTGATATTAATGCCTACGCCGCTGGGATAATAAGTATTAACCACGGGGATATCATTTGGATTCGGAGAATTATCGGCAGTAATCGCTGGATGCGTCTTAACGGCGGGATTAGGTGTTACTGCTGGATATTGCCGTACAGTGCTTGGATTGGTGGTGCAAGCGGATAACGATGTGATGACTGCGGCAATCAATATGCCGATGACTTTCTTCCTCATGGTTTTCTCCCTGTTTTATACCAGACGTATCTAAGTATAGTAGAGAATTTTTTTTATTTTCTAAAAATAAAAAAATTGTTAGCTATACTTGCATTTAGGGTAGAAAGAGGAAGAAAAAAATGGCAAAAATTACTTACGTAGGTTTAATTGTAATGATGGCTGCATTGGCAGGTTGTGCTGCTGCAGTGCCAGGCTATGTGCAAAAAACGCCGCCACCGACAATTTCTCATCCAATTAAAACCCAAGGTTCTTCTTCTGTAGTTGCCACAGCCAACGATAATGATCTTTATGCTATTTATAATACCCCCATTCTGACCTCCTATTACCCTGCAAGCGTTGGCATAGACGGAGGTGTGTCTTATGGCCCTGGGACGTTTCGATATAATCCCACCAGTTATTATGGAGGTTTTTAACGTTTATCTTGTGTTTTTTCTATTAAGTGGCAATCCCTTTGCTGTGATCTATAGTTATTGATATACAACAAAGGAGGTGTTTTATGGATATAAAAATTCTACAAAAAGGATTGGTCTTAGGTGGTTTGATTGCCTTTGGTTTAGCAGGATGCACAACGAATCCCTATACCGGACAGTCTCAGTTATCTAACGCGGGTGCTGGTGCATTGATCGGTGGAGCTGGAGGAGCGATTATTGGTGGTGTTGCAGGTGGAGGTACAGGCGCAGCCATAGGTGCGGGTGCAGGTGCTTTAACAGGCGCCATTATTGGCAGCACTATCCCCAATACATATTACAATCCCTATGGTTATTATTACTATCCTAATTCCTACTATAGCTCTTACTACCCCAATTCTTACTATCGTTCATATTATCCTAATGGCTATTATCGCAACAATTATTATTATAATAACCGCTATACGGGTTATAGAAATTATTACGGATTTCCAAGATACGGAAGTTATTATCGCCGTTAAAAATATCAAGAACAGGTATTTTAGTAGCTGTCACTCTTTTGAAGAATGACAGCTATTTTTTTGGGGATGGTTGCATTTGACTAAATGATACTGCAAATATAGTATATCATCCGTATGAATATCTATAGAATCAACCTCAATCTTTTAAAAGTATTTGTTGTGCTTATGCGGGAACAACAAGTATCGGCTGCGGCCAAATGTTTGCATCTGACGCAGCCGGCTATCAGTAATTCCTTACAGCAACTGCGTGAATTATTTCAAGATGAATTATTAATCCGTGCTCCTAAAAAAATGGTGCCGACGCAAAAAGCTTTGCTTTTGGCGCCGCAAATTGATCAAGCGTTGACTCAATTAGAAAGTTTAATTTTTTATGAGGATGAATTTGAGTATAAAGTTTCAACGCGCACCTTTCACCTAGGCATGAGAGATTATGCGGAATATGGATTGTTGCCAAAAATTTATGCTGAAGTCAAAAAAATAGCACCAAATGTATCGTTAAAAATTCATCCCTTTGATGATTTTACTGCTGAAAATTTCGAGAACGAAAAGCTGGAGTTGGGCATTGGTGTAGAAAAAAAATTTCCCAAACAGTTAATGAGTGAAAGACTGTTTAGCGATAGCCCTGTGTGTGTGGCGCATGTAAACCATGCTCTATTTAAACGACCGTTGACATTAGAGGCTTATTTGCAAGCAGAGCATCTGGCTGCTTGTGTTTACTCTGAAGAATTATCTCGCCCTGATTCAGCTTTGAAAAAGCTTAATTTGAAACGTAATATAAAATTGACTTTACCTAATGTCCTGCCGGCGTTTCAAATGCTGGCTACTTCTAATTTAGTTGGAACCTTTTCCAAAAGTATCGTGATGCAGCACGAAAAGAAATATCAACTGAAGTATGCACCTCCGCCATTTACAATCCCAGGGTTTCATATTGCGCAAATTTGGCACCGTCAGCAAAATAATGATAGTGGGTTAATTTGGCTGCGTAGTTTGATAAAAAATATTTGTAAAAAATATTTTTCAAATATCATTTAAAATGATAATTATCATTTGATAAATCAATTTCACTAAAGTAAACAAATAAAGTCATAATATTTCATGTTTCTTTATCAAGAGAGTGAGACATGAAAACTATTTATGGATTTTTATTCCCCTACAGCTTTTTTTTAATCCTGTTCGCTTGTTGCGTGCAGGTACAGGCTAGAACTTTTCCTTTGCCGGCAGAGGGTGATGTGGTAGGGCAGTTGGAAGTCGCTGTGGTTAAATCGGGTGATAGCTTTGCGCAAATTGCCAGAGACCATGATTTGGGTTATACCGAATTGCAGGAAGCCAATCCTGAAGTCGATCCCGATCATATTCCAACAGGGACAGTTCTGGTAATTCCTAATCAATTTATTCTGCCTAATGCCCCTCGAAAAGGCGTGGTCATCAATTTAGCCGAAATGCGTCTTTATTTTTATCCAGGAGCCGGCAGTGTCATTACCCATCCTTTAGGAATTGGCAGAGAAGGGGAGGATACGCCGGTGGGTGTTATGAAAGTCATAGAACATATCCCCAATCCCACCTGGACGGCAACGCAAACCATGCGAAAACTACGTGCCCAAGAGGGGATCATTTTGCCAAAAAGTGTGCCACCAGGCCCTGATAATCCTTTAGGTAAATTTGCCATGCGCCTATCTAGCCCCACCTATTTAATACATGGAACCAACGATCCTTTGGGCGGCATTGGCCGACGTAGCAGTTCTGGGTGTATGCGCCTTTATCCTGAGGACATTGAAACGTTATATCACCAGGTGAAAAATGGCACCCCGGTTTATATGGTTAATCAGCCTTATAAGGTGGGCTGGTCGGAAAACCAGTTATATATTGAATCACATGCAGCGTTGGATGAGAGCATAGAACAAGGTAAAAGCGATGTGGATGCGATTAAAGCGGTCATCAGTCAGAGGGTGAGCAATAAGCAGGCGCAGGTTGATTGGGATAAAGCCGTGGTGATAGCGGGTGAAACGCAAGGGTGGCCGCAATTAATTGGCGGGTTGCCGCGAAATACAGATTAAATGGGTAAAAGTAAAGATTTCCTTATTAAATATAAATTTTGTTATACTTACTGCATATGGAAATAAATAAACAAAAAGGAGAAGTTCAATGCAGAAAGAGCTTATGGGTCGTTTTGTGCCATGCGTTTGTACTATTGATGATATGCATATGCCGGCTATCAGCGTGGTCAGTGTTAGCGATGTGCACCCGCCTGATGTCATAATTGAAAGCGTACGTATGGATTATAAAACGCCTGACATTATGAGTGCCTACCGGCAGGCGGTTGAGGATTATGAAGATAGTTTGTCTGAGTGTCGTAATGTAACCGATATCAATCAACGTATACAGTCGGTGGTGTCAGGGTTAAAAAAGAAGAAATATGTGCTGACGCCTAAAACGATTAGAAATCTCTTGTTCAATACGGCTACACCTGAGGTTATCCATTGACGGTAATCGGGGGCTGTAGAGGATAAAAATTTACAAATGAGTGCTAGCTTAAGTTTTTATCATCTACAGAGGATCAGTTGCAGCTTTGGGTAGATTGACAATAGCCAGTGTTACTTTTATTCTCGCCGGATCAACCACTATTTAGGAAATAAATTATGTTGAATGTTTTGCGAAAATCTATCAGTCAACCGCTGATTAAAATTCAAGACAGCCCGTGGCTTTATAGTTTGTGGGGGGCTTTTTTACTGTTTTTATGTTCGCAGGTTTCAATTCCATTGCAGCCGGTGCCAATTACCCTGCAAACTGTGGGTGTCATGCTGGTGGGCATTACTTTTCCGCGGAAAATAGCTGTTCAAGCGGTTTTAAGCTATTTAGCTTTGGGTGCTATTGGGGTGCCGGTTTTTGCAGATTTTTCTGGGGGTTTAGCGGTATTTATTGGT belongs to Gammaproteobacteria bacterium and includes:
- a CDS encoding DNA ligase encodes the protein MSQQSALKFYTIIHRWQQTRYYFFVTLVFLFLTLTAFCQQPPPLQLANIYSNHINPKNYWVSEKLDGVRAYWNGKNLISRQGHRINAPLWFVENFPQEPLDGELWIGHNQFERVSGIIRQQNPNDAEWKKIRFMVFDMPQNPHIFTQRLEMMKKLIAAIHSEYLQVIPQYKVESPQELMQQLHTVLKAGGEGLMLHRETSHYQAVRNNDLLKLKAFVDAEAVVIAHIPGKGKYKNMLGALLVENSDKVRFKIGSGFSDAQRKNPPQIGSIITYKYFGKTKNNIPRFAGFVRIRYDLSTPPPQKEEE
- a CDS encoding ferritin-like domain-containing protein, encoding MAASQQKNPLSSLAEIKRQAKQSIEKGAVTQDYPLDLEQAYQLLNSALATEIMCVMRYRHHQVIANGIDRPQVAAEFKEHADDEQRHMMMIAERINQLGGNPDFNPGTIQERTATEYGTGTDLLKLVEEDLIAERIAVMVYREMIEWFGAGDPTTRRMLEAILKDEEDHADDLSELLRVKRD
- a CDS encoding LysR family transcriptional regulator, producing the protein MNIYRINLNLLKVFVVLMREQQVSAAAKCLHLTQPAISNSLQQLRELFQDELLIRAPKKMVPTQKALLLAPQIDQALTQLESLIFYEDEFEYKVSTRTFHLGMRDYAEYGLLPKIYAEVKKIAPNVSLKIHPFDDFTAENFENEKLELGIGVEKKFPKQLMSERLFSDSPVCVAHVNHALFKRPLTLEAYLQAEHLAACVYSEELSRPDSALKKLNLKRNIKLTLPNVLPAFQMLATSNLVGTFSKSIVMQHEKKYQLKYAPPPFTIPGFHIAQIWHRQQNNDSGLIWLRSLIKNICKKYFSNII
- a CDS encoding L,D-transpeptidase family protein, giving the protein MKTIYGFLFPYSFFLILFACCVQVQARTFPLPAEGDVVGQLEVAVVKSGDSFAQIARDHDLGYTELQEANPEVDPDHIPTGTVLVIPNQFILPNAPRKGVVINLAEMRLYFYPGAGSVITHPLGIGREGEDTPVGVMKVIEHIPNPTWTATQTMRKLRAQEGIILPKSVPPGPDNPLGKFAMRLSSPTYLIHGTNDPLGGIGRRSSSGCMRLYPEDIETLYHQVKNGTPVYMVNQPYKVGWSENQLYIESHAALDESIEQGKSDVDAIKAVISQRVSNKQAQVDWDKAVVIAGETQGWPQLIGGLPRNTD
- a CDS encoding biotin transporter BioY; translation: MLNVLRKSISQPLIKIQDSPWLYSLWGAFLLFLCSQVSIPLQPVPITLQTVGVMLVGITFPRKIAVQAVLSYLALGAIGVPVFADFSGGLAVFIGPTAGYLVGFLFAILVMSTIAAKQKNSRNLWSMFGNCCIGTCVVFLFGILGLLPFMNLNHAVQVGLIPFILPGLIKIVLLTICLKFLKPRQQ